In Rissa tridactyla isolate bRisTri1 chromosome 8, bRisTri1.patW.cur.20221130, whole genome shotgun sequence, one genomic interval encodes:
- the DECR2 gene encoding peroxisomal 2,4-dienoyl-CoA reductase [(3E)-enoyl-CoA-producing] isoform X1 has protein sequence MAEQGAASRPPPDVDTDDCLREYRHLFSPDILAGQVAFITGGGSGIGFRIAEIFMRHGCRTVIASRNLQRVSEASKKLVAATGQQCLPLSVDVRQPQTIVAAVDEALKEFKRIDILINGAAGNFLCPASALSFNAFKTVIDIDTIGTFNTSKVLFEKYFRDHGGVIVNITATLSYRGQALQVHAGTAKAAIDAMTRHLAVEWGPNNIRVNSLAPGPITGTEGYRRLGGRFAEEASQFDMIPLQRAGNKTEIAHSTLYLASCLSSYVTGTTLVVDGGSWLTSANNFPAMLDFWAAGANKNQ, from the exons ATGGCGGAGCAGGGAGCGGCCTCCCGGCCGCCGCCCGACGTGGACACCGACGACTGCCTCCGCGAGTACCGCCACCTCTTCAGCCCCGACATCCTGGC GGGCCAGGTGGCGTTCATCACCGGCGGCGGCTCGGGCATCGGCTTCCGCATTGCCGAGATCTTCATGAG GCACGGCTGCCGGACGGTCATCGCAAGCAGGAACCTGCAGCGAGTGTCGGAG GCCTCTAAAAAGCTGGTGGCAGCCACAGGCCAGCAGTGTCTGCCTCTGTCCGTAGATGTCAGGCAGCCCCAAACCATTGTGGCAGCGGTGGATGAGGCACTGAAAGAGTTCAAGCGGATCGACATCCTCATTAACG GTGCTGCAGGAAACTTTCTGTGCCCAGCCAGCGCCCTGTCCTTCAACGCCTTCAAGACGGTGATAGATATCGACACCATCGGCACCTTCAACACCTCCAAAGTCCTCTTTGAGAAATATTTCCGG gACCACGGTGGGGTCATCGTTAACATCACGGCAACCCTGAGCTACCGAGGGCAGGCCCTCCAGGTGCATGCTGGTACTGCTAAGGCTGCCATAG ATGCCATGACCCGTCACCTTGCTGTGGAGTGGGGACCCAACAACATCCGAGTGAACAGCTTGGCGCCGGGCCCCATTACAGGCACCGAGGGCTACCGGCGGCTGG GCGGGAGATTTGCCGAGGAAGCAAGCCAGTTTGACATGATCCCCCTCCAGCGTGCAGGAAACAAGACGGAGATTGCCCACAGCACACTCTACCTGGCGAGCTGCCTCTCCTCCTACGTGACGGGCACCACCCTGGTCGTGGATGGCGGGAGCTGGCTGACCTCCGCCAACAATTTTCCTGCCATGCTGG AtttctgggctgcaggagcaaacaaaaatcaatgA
- the LOC128913474 gene encoding nucleoside diphosphate kinase, mitochondrial has product MGSLGRCLARSLFRGQPGPSLPPGPRCYGSAPPELQEKTLVLVKPDAVQRRLVGDVIQRFERRGFKLVAMKLLQADQGLLDKHYQQLRQKPFYPALLTYMTSGPVVAMVWEGYNVVKSTRTMVGDTNSAAAAAGTIRGDFSMHVSRNVVHASDSVETAQREIGFWFQRNELVAWESGDRDFTYGP; this is encoded by the exons ATGGGCTCCCTGGGGCGCTGCCTGGCCCGGAGCCTGTTCCGGGGGCAGCCGGGCCCGAGCCTCCCCCCCGGGCCCCGTTGCTACGGCTCCG CCCCCCCGGAGCTGCAGGAGAAGACGCTGGTGCTGGTGAAGCCGGACGCGGTGCAGCGGCGGCTGGTGGGGGACGTCATCCAGCGCTTCGAGCGCCGCGGCTTCAAGCTGGTGGCCATGAAGCTGCTTCAG GCGGACCAGGGCCTCCTGGACAAGCACTACCAGCAGCTGCGGCAGAAGCCCTTCTACCCCGCGCTCCTCACCTACATGACATCGGGGCCAGTGGTGGCCATG GTGTGGGAGGGCTACAACGTGGTCAAGTCAACGCGGACCATGGTGGGGGACACGAActcggcagcggcggcggcagggacCATCCGGGGGGACTTCAGCATGCACGTCAGCAG GAACGTGGTCCACGCCAGCGACTCAGTGGAGACGGCCCAGCGGGAGATCGGCTTCTGGTTCCAGCGGAACGAGCTGGTGGCCTGGGAGAGCGGGGACCGGGACTTCACCTACGGGCCATAG
- the DECR2 gene encoding peroxisomal 2,4-dienoyl-CoA reductase [(3E)-enoyl-CoA-producing] isoform X2, giving the protein MAEQGAASRPPPDVDTDDCLREYRHLFSPDILAGQVAFITGGGSGIGFRIAEIFMRHGCRTVIASRNLQRVSEASKKLVAATGQQCLPLSVDVRQPQTIVAAVDEALKEFKRIDILINGAAGNFLCPASALSFNAFKTVIDIDTIGTFNTSKVLFEKYFRDHGGVIVNITATLSYRGQALQVHAGTAKAAIDAMTRHLAVEWGPNNIRVNSLAPGPITGTEGYRRLGGRFAEEASQFDMIPLQRAGNKTEIAHSTLYLASCLSSYVTGTTLVVDGGSWLTSANNFPAMLGIASSSAKL; this is encoded by the exons ATGGCGGAGCAGGGAGCGGCCTCCCGGCCGCCGCCCGACGTGGACACCGACGACTGCCTCCGCGAGTACCGCCACCTCTTCAGCCCCGACATCCTGGC GGGCCAGGTGGCGTTCATCACCGGCGGCGGCTCGGGCATCGGCTTCCGCATTGCCGAGATCTTCATGAG GCACGGCTGCCGGACGGTCATCGCAAGCAGGAACCTGCAGCGAGTGTCGGAG GCCTCTAAAAAGCTGGTGGCAGCCACAGGCCAGCAGTGTCTGCCTCTGTCCGTAGATGTCAGGCAGCCCCAAACCATTGTGGCAGCGGTGGATGAGGCACTGAAAGAGTTCAAGCGGATCGACATCCTCATTAACG GTGCTGCAGGAAACTTTCTGTGCCCAGCCAGCGCCCTGTCCTTCAACGCCTTCAAGACGGTGATAGATATCGACACCATCGGCACCTTCAACACCTCCAAAGTCCTCTTTGAGAAATATTTCCGG gACCACGGTGGGGTCATCGTTAACATCACGGCAACCCTGAGCTACCGAGGGCAGGCCCTCCAGGTGCATGCTGGTACTGCTAAGGCTGCCATAG ATGCCATGACCCGTCACCTTGCTGTGGAGTGGGGACCCAACAACATCCGAGTGAACAGCTTGGCGCCGGGCCCCATTACAGGCACCGAGGGCTACCGGCGGCTGG GCGGGAGATTTGCCGAGGAAGCAAGCCAGTTTGACATGATCCCCCTCCAGCGTGCAGGAAACAAGACGGAGATTGCCCACAGCACACTCTACCTGGCGAGCTGCCTCTCCTCCTACGTGACGGGCACCACCCTGGTCGTGGATGGCGGGAGCTGGCTGACCTCCGCCAACAATTTTCCTGCCATGCTGGGTATTGCTTCATCCTCTGCTAAACTCTAG